The sequence tttaaaaaatttaatctttaccATAAATTGTGAAACTATATTCACatagtattttttttgtttatgaaaattattattattatttaacttattttgatacaaattaatgttgaagaactaaatttaaagtttattgaaaatataaagactaaattttataataaaccaaaagaaaaaaaattaataaaaatagatatgtgttataattatttagttaaataaatttataaatataaattactatttttagtaatttagtaattttaaattacttttcaaccaaacataataattcaaaatcatttttaaatacttaaaaatcGATTTTAAAAGTTTGGACTCATACATAAATATGATTGTTTATGCCTCGGTTAGTAACCATttcgatttttgtttttggtttttaaaaattaagcttattttattctcatttcttacaataatttacatctttcttaagtataatggttgaattcttaaccaaattccaaaaacaagaacaaatttttaaaagctattttttttagttttcaaaatttgacttagttttttaaaccgtttgtaaaaagtagataacaaatgaataaatttagaGATCGAAATAGTGTTTACagtcttaatttaaaaaaaaaaaaaaaaaaccaaatgattatcaaatggttatcaaatggagccttaaaaatcaattttacaaaGTCAATTGTTCTTAAATCTCTTGTTATCAAATCATTACCCTAATTATCACTCTCAAACATGCCCTAAAATGCTGAGTAGAAATCAATATTacattttaactattaaaaggAATTTTTACCATATGGAAAGACAAGAGGAAATCTTTGCAAGcttaacaataaaaaataataataataataaatgaaggtgccaataaagaaagaaaatcaacACATTGATCTTGGACTTAGACAACTTAGATGATTAACTAAAGCCTAAtacattaatcaatattttttattgattaatcAATCATTATgacattaaatattttaaatacctCAAATTAAAGAACTTCAATGCAAATCTTTGATATAATCTTATCATGATCCACAAACTCCCTttgattataattaaatatccaAGTAGTTCCGACCAAAGTGGATAGTCACAATCATCATACAAAgttgtaataaaataattttatacaaCGGATTAAAACATTGgaagttcattttttttaattaattttaattttacagtcAATAGCCTGAAGTATTCATTTAGTATTAAATATATAGAAAGCTAAGTATACTTAGTTTTTTACTTGGTCTTCGTAATATaattttatggatttgtttgaaatttcataCTTTCCATTATTGGTTATTATTGTAATcactattattttaaaaattgtaattAACCATACGTATACTAGCATGAACTATTTTTTGagtattaattattttgatcatgttgaataatatatatacatattttaatattgCTTTAATAATATTTAGAGGGTACGTGGATATATAGATCCAAACATCTAAGGGGGCGTTTGGAGTAAAAATTATCATAAGATTATAATAATCATATCTTCCTacaataaatactatttcagAACCCCCACTTGCtacaatatttacaatttgctgtagtttttactatttgacattcatcattttttattctttgctacagtgtttactattttcttctcaaactaaaatagtttacacctcaaatatatactattattatccaaactaaaataatctacaccccaaATGTAAACTATTAAaactcaactataataacctaagaGTATAATAATCAATCTCTTGCCCCAAACATCCCCTAACATTTTGGTGTATCGTATAAAGTCGTTAACTCgagattcaaattttaatttgatttgttttttttcttttctttttttaactagattatagtttatttttagGATTGAAAATTCACTGGTTTTTAGCTTGGTTTTGAAACTTTAGAGTCCatatgatttttgaaaattatcctTTATCTTCTTACTATTGTTTTACACGTGTTTCattgtaaaattttgaattcttaaccaaatataattctaaaaaacaaagccttgttttttcttttttcaaaacaTTGTTTGGATTTTGAGAATAAACCtaattaaaaagtatataataaaaatagagaaatcaGTAGGTGAAAGTGATATtctatgaagcacaaatacttcatgtgaggcaataTCAGACATGTATTGGATatcgatacttccagatacttctcAAATACGTATCTAacatgcgatttgacgtatctatttctacgcgtacttttttttaaagaaaaaagacaagcaactcatttaatctttctcaatctaaaactagacaacatatttaaaaagctcactaatcgagtccaaaactaaaaggaataaataaataaataatggaccaaaccctagactagaatcatctaatctccatcttcacatttgagtccctacaaagtccaccaaaatataaatcatttggatatcttcaacaattcaatgaagaagttcttcgtttatcttcatacttctccctctaatattcttcttcttcatcttctttgcaatatgagtcacttttctattggattttattaactattgtacttcaacatcttagatgttgcttcttttttttgtgtgtattgtatttcaatgtttgtattctattttgtgttattgttattaacttgtatgctaaatttatctatatcctagatctttttaaagaaaaaatatatatattttcaacgTTGTCAGTATccttgttttttagaaatatatttattaaaaatatatataaaaagaatggCACATCCTTAGACGTAcacgtatcttagttttttagaaattgatgaaCCACCGTATctgatcgtatccgtatcgtctgtgtctgtgcttcataggtgATATTTacaggcttaattttaaaaaatcaaaaactaaaatcttaTGTTCCGGTCGATAACTATTTTgcttttagttttctatttttttcaaatacatGTTTGTTTTCTCCTCATTTATTTatcataattttcaattttctttaaaaaaaaattgaatttttaatcaaaaaccagaaacaaaaacaaatatttaaagtCACGTTTGTTAAgcatttagtttttagtttttcttttttttttttttttgggaaaattaaggttattttctcttgatttttttataatagaTTTCATCTAtcttaagtaaaagagttgatttttttttaaacattggtaggaagtagataataaaacaagaaatttataaGTAGAAGTGATGTttatataggcttaattttaaaaaaattaactaaaagcTCAAAAAATGCaaggggattttcaaaaataaaaaaaaagtaagggaaactatttagtaaaattttaatcttctttgatagagactgatagaagtctatcggtgttttttttttttttttttttgctatttctgtaaaaaatttgatattttttctatttatgaaaattttcatatttattactGAACAAACCTAAACAATACATTttgtagttttcaaattttgacttagttttttaaaatattaatcgaAATTGAAGAACACATAATATAGAAATATAGAAATATAGAGGTGAAAGTAAAATTtaaaagcttaattttcaaaaactaaaaaaaaatcaaatatagaaaaatgagccaacttatttacaaatatagcaaaatgtcaccatATATTAGTGATAAGAcattaatagacattgatagacaacTATCagagtctatcactgatactgatagatgtctatcagtgtctTCACTATCTATAGTTGATAAAcggtgacattttgctatatttataaaataataattattcaaaaaaataataataaatagttacCCAAGAGACTGGATATTTTGGTCGAGTTTATTGTTAAtgtttgaattaaatttttatttacattttatttaataaaaccaTCGGCATAGCGATTAAAATCCAACGTTCCCCTATAActaattatccaacaaaaattccATCCCAACAAATTCATAATCACAATCAATATCATACAAAGAAGTTGTaacaaaatttcatataattggACTAAAACTTTGGAAACTTTTTATACCCAACTGCTCAAAATTTCACAGTAGTTCATAAAAAGTTGGAAAGCTTCCAAGAATATTACAACATATTCTTATACTTAAAATAATCATACCCTTGAAAGCTATCTAGGGTCTCTAGTCATCACATAAACTCCAATACATGGAGAATTACTCCACACATTTGAATGCATCCTCAAAATCTCTCTAGCCTTCTCCTTCAAGTATCCTTCACAATTAGATTGCATCATCATGCAGAGCTTTGACACTGCCCCAACCCTCAACATCTCCAAAAGAACATCCTTCCTCGCTGAGTGCtttgatatcaatgatagaatttgGATCGCTCGATCGGTCGTTGCAGGTGAAACCCTAAGTATTCGCTTCGAAACCACTGCGATGCCACCGGCGTGGCGGAGGAGCTCTGCTCTCCCGTCTGCCGTGGAGCATAGGTGGGCCAAGAGATTAAAGATGAGCTCGGTTATGTTCTTCGCCGGCTTCTCAAGCTCGAGTGCGATCAGGTCGAAAACTGTCCCGACTTTAACGAGCTTGATTCGGTTTTGTCCCCACGGGCATACGTTTGTTAGAATTGTGAGTGTTGTTTTGAGAGATGAATTTGAGATCTTTTCTCTCAAGAGATTTGTGATGTTTTTGAACAACTCAAGGTTTATTTGGGTGAGAATGGTGGAGGGAGCCACATCGGTTGCTTTCTTCAACACTTCAACGGCGTAGCTTTTGATAATGATGTGATTTTCCATCTTCAATCCCAAAACCCAAGTCAATGAttcaaaaaaatcaacaacCCTAGTTTCAgaaattgaataatttgaaaGAAGACTAAGAATATTCAAAGCTTCTTCAAGCCCACCAACTCTCCCTTCCCTAAAACATCTTATAACAAACAAAACCATCCCCTTCGCCACGCCGACTTCCTCCATACTCCCTCGATTTGCAGTGTCACTTTCAATAGCTAAAGCTTCAAGCTTCTTCACGGCCTCAATGCGAAGGCGGTTGTCCGAGGCGACCGAAAGATCCTGCAAGAGTTTTCGGAGACGGGTTTTGTCTAAAGGTGGTTTAGGATTTAGAATTTGATCAACTCCGCCACCGGGGCCGGCGTTCTCAACTAGCCAAGACTTGATCAGGCGACGGAGCGTGTGGTTCGGCGTCAAGTCAGAAGCTTTGGTCAAAGATTGCTTGGTGAGAGGGCAAAAGATTGCATCCTTAGAGGTCAAGAACCAATTCTCAATACTTTCACGATCATAAGTAATTCCAGTGGTGGCTGTAACAGGATCTTTCATGATTTGTAGTGAAATTGGGCAGATAAAATATGGAGGAACTGCAACTTCTTCCATattgaaagaagagagaaaagtaatgaagaagaagaaaacagaaAGATGATTTTGTTgcaaagagaaaagagaagggtcatcattataaatataatggGGAGAGAGAATTTCAATTGAAGAATGGTTTTGGCAGTCAATACAATGTGTGGAATACTATTATTAATgtgatgattatt comes from Benincasa hispida cultivar B227 chromosome 2, ASM972705v1, whole genome shotgun sequence and encodes:
- the LOC120071632 gene encoding E3 ubiquitin-protein ligase PUB24-like, which encodes MEEVAVPPYFICPISLQIMKDPVTATTGITYDRESIENWFLTSKDAIFCPLTKQSLTKASDLTPNHTLRRLIKSWLVENAGPGGGVDQILNPKPPLDKTRLRKLLQDLSVASDNRLRIEAVKKLEALAIESDTANRGSMEEVGVAKGMVLFVIRCFREGRVGGLEEALNILSLLSNYSISETRVVDFFESLTWVLGLKMENHIIIKSYAVEVLKKATDVAPSTILTQINLELFKNITNLLREKISNSSLKTTLTILTNVCPWGQNRIKLVKVGTVFDLIALELEKPAKNITELIFNLLAHLCSTADGRAELLRHAGGIAVVSKRILRVSPATTDRAIQILSLISKHSARKDVLLEMLRVGAVSKLCMMMQSNCEGYLKEKAREILRMHSNVWSNSPCIGVYVMTRDPR